From Felis catus isolate Fca126 chromosome B4, F.catus_Fca126_mat1.0, whole genome shotgun sequence:
CCCTTAGAGCTTTCAACCAgcctcccacccctcatccccCTACCAGCCTCCCCCACTCCTACTCACCTTCCCCACGGCCCCCAAAAAGGAACGGCCGCAGGGTGGCAGGTGCTTCTCCAAGGATGAGCCCATCTCCATCACCCCGCATGGAGTCTGAGTTGGGGTGTGGGGTGGCCAGCCCATGGGGGGCTGCAAAACCATAGTCCAGAGGCAGAAATCCAGGGTTGGCAGAGTTGGGGTCCCCCCCATCCTCTCGAGACACTGTAGGGCCCCATACAATAGCCCAGGGGTACTGCGATGAGGGTGGCCCCTCCTCAAAGCCTGACGGGGTGGCAGGGGGCGCAGTGCCTGGCAGGACTTGACGACGAGATCTTGGGACCCGAGGGGATCGGCTTGGTGGGGGTGCCCGCTCCCACACGCACACATGTCGTGGGGCAGAGGGGCCTCCCCGGGCACAGGGGGGCCGGGCTGGGGCTGGTGGGGTtcgaggggaggaggaggaaccttgagcaggtggtgggaggggcagcaACAGCAGtggccagagagggaggaggtgggacaGCAGCAGTGCAGGCCTgcaagaagggagagaaagcGGGTGAGACTCAAGGCTGTCTTGGGCTTATGTGTGGGGAGCACAGGCTCCTACCAGAGATCCCAGGCTGCCTCCCTCCAGCTTTCTCTGGAAAAGCAGGTGGGCCTTGGAAAGACTGGCCTCATTTCCTACCTTCCTAGGGTCTAGCCCTTGGGATCGAAGGTCCTGGGTGGACCTAGGAGGGAAGGGGCCCAGACTCCAGGAGAAGtggcccccagcctccctctgctGTACCAAACTTACCACATCTTGGACTTCATGTCCGAGCTCTTCCTCAGCTGTGACCCAGATTTTCAGCCTTTactgggggagaaagggagggtcGTCACATCTCAACCCTGTCCTGAGTGCTTCCCCAGCTCATTCAGCCACCAGTCATATCCCCATTTGCCCTCTCAGGCTGCCAGCTGCCGCTTACcatccttgggggggggggggggggcaggggggagaagggggaggggactcAAAGAGTGGTTCCTGTCTAGCCCCCAGCCCCTTATCTACTACTGCCCAGAAATCCCGCAACTTCCTCACCTCAGGGTCTACTCTCTCttctctggcttccttccttctcacttCCTCTGCCCACAGCTCCAAGCTCTTGTTGGAGCTTAATTTAGAGCCAAGAACCTTGTGATTCCTTGAGCACCTACCACTAGGGAGGGAGtctgagagtgggggagggaagaggaagtcAATCTGAGCgagtgtgtgaatgtgtgcgTGGTGTGCCCAAGGGGAGCCTCCcagcttgccccccccccccgggctagGGGTCCCAAGCATTTCTCTTATGCTGGGCCCGGGAATCTGCATCTTCCGGGGAAGGAGAATAGGGGATGGaagaccagaaagaaagaaagacagaggtgggtggggaaaaaaCTACAGAGTATAATTTTCGCTTAATGTTAAATCATCCAAATGCATAGGTGCTCTCTGAAGGGAGGTGGAGCTGAGGAGAGGCCACCCCCTCAAATGTAACTCTCCTGGGTGAAGAGTCCAGGGAGAATCTGGATGGCTGGttttgagagaggaaggacaTGTTCTCGGAGCTGAGGGTGGTGGATCTGGGGGGCCAGGCTCCCCAGAGTGGATGAGGATATGACACCCGGGGTCCTCTGGATTCTGCACATTAAGTACTCCCAGAGAATAAGAGGGGAATATGATGGGAAattctggggaagggaaagggggagcggccaggggtggggggggagaggtgAAGGGGTAAGGcgctgagagagggaggggtggttaagagtgaggagaggagaaaggtgaAGAGGAAGCTGGCACAGCGCACAGGGGGAGGGAGAGTAGTCAGTCCCGAAAGAGAACGGACTGGGAAGGAGGTGGGCACAGAAGACGGGAAGCTTGGAGGATGCTAAAGGAAGAACAATGTAAGAATACAGGTGAGAGAGGGAAACCGGGAGGGTGAAGGGGTCGCAGGAtcaggggaagaagagggaagggcaggaggacagggaaggaaaggTCCAGGCAGAATGGGAAGTGTAAAGagtggaaggggaagagagaaaaggggtggAGAAGACCAAGCAcggggagaaaagaaatggaaaaaggagagaacatAATACCGAGGACAGAATGAGAAGAGGAAGGGATGGGGGACAAAACACGGAGCAGCAAAGATGGAGGAGTTGGAAATTGTTTCTTCAAATGTAAAGGGATATGGAGCTATGGAAAGAGATAGCCTTCAGCCTGATGGGCTGAAGGGAGAGAGGgacgggaagggaag
This genomic window contains:
- the PIANP gene encoding PILR alpha-associated neural protein codes for the protein MKSKMWPALLLSHLLPLWPLLLLPLPPPAQGSSSSPRTPPAPARPPCARGGPSAPRHVCVWERAPPPSRSPRVPRSRRQVLPGTAPPATPSGFEEGPPSSQYPWAIVWGPTVSREDGGDPNSANPGFLPLDYGFAAPHGLATPHPNSDSMRGDGDGLILGEAPATLRPFLFGGRGEGVDPQLYVTITISIIIVLVATGIIFKFCWDRSQKRRRPSGQQGALRQEESQQPLTDLSPAGVTVLGAFGDSPSPTPDHEEPRGGPRPGMPQPKGAPAFQLNRIPLVNL